The genomic stretch AAGACGGTGGTGTTCTTGTAGTTCACATTGACAGTGGAGAATGTTTAATGTGCCCTGCTCCACACTAGTATGAGGAGCCTCAGATCAGTAACAATGCTTAGAATACCAGTCAAGGATTCAGTACTTTTCTGATAAATGTTCTCTGTGATCTCTTTCCTGGATTTTCAGAATAccttttggtttggtttgggaggctcttcaatatttttaattcctgccaTAATTTTTGCTGTAAAACTCTCCAAATACTATCGTAGAATGGATACAGAGGATGTATATGATGAGTAAGTATATACTCCTAAGTAAGCCAAATGGCAAATGGattgaaatgttttttgtagTCTGTCACATGAAGGCGCTATAATCCTTAAACCTTGTGAGCTGTCAGATTAGAACTGCATGTTCTTGTGAAATGAGGTTTGGGTTGGTGCCTGCAAAGCGCTTCATGCAGGCAGGCTTTGGTTGCCTTGACTTGCTGTGATTTTGTGCAGATATTGCCAGCTCTGACTTTGAGAAACTTATTTCAGAGTGAGATCTTCAGAGCGTCGTGTACAGTGTTTAtgtaattttcttccaaatgtgCAAGTAATTAGCTTTGCTGAGTAACCTGTTAAAGTGAATTATGCCTGCTTTATAAACTCCTTGAATTAACTATTTGCTTTCTTACTGTCTTAGTTATTCCTAACcagtctttcctttttcaattGCAGTTCCTCTGTCTCAGGGACTTGGCATTTTACTTTATGATAACTGTTCTTACATATTTTCCCgtcagttttgtttttactgttttcttttctactctTGTTTTGCTCATTGTTCAGTTAGCCTGTGCACTGCATTTCTCAAATTTCACACTGGTCATTTTTCATTACACGTTCACAAGTCAGGAGAGCAGAAACAGGCACGTACAGCTAAAATTACTCACTTAAGTAGTGTCTAGTTAATTACTCCTCCCTTTCTGCGTTTTTTAGTGTTGAAGCTATACCTATGAAGACGTAAGACATTTTTGCTGGtatttgttaaaattattttatttaggtGGGAgggtttctatttttaatataacttgTTACTTCAAAAGAGGTAACGTGTTCTGTTTCACCAGACTTTATAGCTTAGAGTATCCAACTCAACAAGAATAgcagaataattaattttttgaaatataaaaatattaaaaatattaaaaatgtaaaattataattatGCCATAACTCCTGAATGTTACAAAGGAATAGTTGTCTTCTATTGTACAGACACAGTTTATCTTTGCATATAATACCATCATCCACGTACATGTCTTAGAAGCCATACTGTACATAGTGCATCTTATAGGTAACATGGTCTTTCTtggtgtatttattttattacagtacAGAAAATGGTAATAATGGTTATCATAAAGAGCATTTATATGGTATACACAATCCTGTTTTTACAAGGTAAACCAAGTCTGAAACTGCATGCCTTCATGTGTCCTTACTTAATCTACTATATTAATCACCTGTCCAGTTTTCTGCACGTTTTAAAGTGAATCACTAAATTACATATTGTTTTTTGCATGATTACTCACTATAGAAAATGCTGTGTAATTTATATTTCTCAAATATTCTTTACATAACAGCAGATACTGTTACtacaaaaaaattactatttccaGCAATTTAATGAAACAATTGCCTAAATTTGGTCTTAAAACTCCAGGTAATTAGGCATTTGTCTAGCACAGTGGGTGGTCCTAAATTGATAAACATAGTAAAACACTCTGATAGCAGTTGAAAATGATAGGGTAGCATGCATTCTTACTCCTGAGTTATTTTTCAGATGGTGAGAAGTAGtgctttttctgtgcaaagAGCAGGCGATCCAGGGTatgcagaaaacacagagaaaatgggTATTTCTGCATGGGTAGAACTAGTGTAACatcacaaaacaaatacaagtcatgtttaaaaaggaggaggtttgggttcttttctgtctctacaACTTTTGTGCTGTAAAACCTTAGCTAGTTGTGAGACTTTGTTTCCCTGGGGATAACATAGGATGCCCCACAACTTCAGTATTTGGGTTTCCAAAATAGCTGAGTTGCTTAAGGAAGGATCTGATTTATGATTGAAATCCAAGGCTCACTATGCCTTAACTTGCAACTTCATGACTGAAAGTATAGGTTGAGTATTGGCAGAGAAGTAAGATCTCATCATTCTTTCAGTAATGGGTAAATACTGAGAGAGCTCAAAGTTTGCAAGTCTTGCCAGATTTTATGGCTGCATCAGTGGTATATTATTTATTAGAATTGTATTTTACAATAATTATTTACTGACCAAATCTTGATTCTACATTTCCTTCTGAAGGTTTACGTACAATGATGTTTTTAGTGATATTTATCGTCGCAATTGCCATGGGCTGTTCTGCAACTTAAGGGCACTCCCTAAATTAATCTACAAGGTGTTTAATTCAACAGTACTCTCCACTGGCATATCTAAGGACCCTCAGTTTTAAGGCCTTTCGATATTTTACATAAGAGGAAACTAATAATTGCTCAGGTCTTAGAAGTCCCTTTCTGATCTTTGAATCTTTAATACAAATGTTAATACTCTTGAGGTTCATAGCATGTTTTCTGTGATATTTCAGTGATTGATGAATAGTTTAATACAGTGTTCCTGAATAAGCTAGAAATAACTaacataaaataattgtttaaacAAAGACCCACTAGTTCAGTGCTGACTTCCTTTTCCTAAATTTTAAGTAACTCAAAATGGGCTTCCATAACAAAATGTAGAGATTCACTTTAAAGCAATGCTGTCTTCTGGTGTGCTAACTGAGATAATTTGAAAAACGGCTAATTATGGGATATATGCTTTGAATTTCTCAGTCGGGGATTCCCATAGCAATAGAttcttgttttttcatttttatttcagcaagcAATTCACTTTTATGCTCTCCttgctttttctcatttcctaCAAACTATTTTGGGAGATACTTTGAGAGATAGGACTTTGAATAGATCTCTGTACACCTGTACTTTTGCAGGTGTAAAGAATCCCATAGTAtggggttgggggttttttgtcctTCAAAATCAGCTGGATTATTTTGCTGGAAAGAGATGCAAGTATCTACAAATATAAGATATGTAAATACAAGTATGATATCTATATGAAGTATATCTATATTTGCATAGATATCTCACAGAGGTGTTTTTATATACATGTCAAAGATACAAATAGCCTCAAATGCAGCGCCCATTTTCATGAGAGCGAAATTGGAGGCTGGATTAAGTTCTCAAAGGAATGGTGTTGAACAGGTAATCCAAGCACTTTCTTCTATCATGTAACACAGGTAACCAGAAAGGTTGGGGGAGAAAACCATGAATCTATTTCCTTGTGTTTGAAAACTTATTTATTAAATGAGTAAAAGTCTGTGAACAGTTTGTGCCAGCTGAGCTTGTCTCACCTTAGTTAGATACAGTATTTCTGTTCCATTTGTGGGTAAATGAAAATtatggttgtgtttttttcttgtatagCTCTGTGGAACAGTGGTAACATAAACTGGAAACATTAAGGGGTAAGTAATAAGTTTAAGTCAATTCTGGGTGTATCGCTACTTTACTATTTTTAGGAAGActgctctgctttctgtaaCATGAGTGCTCTaagatttagaaataaaaaatgtaaaaattattgaACTATATTGATGTTCATATGAAAATCTATGCCTTCATTCTGCTTAAATGACATTATAATTCTGCCTTCACCAAATTATCCTGAATTGTTTTTGTGATTATTTCCAGGCTGTATAAATGAGGCTCAAGGTTCTTCTACGGGAATATATCATTATTCTTCCAAGGGTATTGGCATTTGCATTCATCTTCCAAATCCTGAGCCACTTGTTTTATGTCACCTGTACTGTAAATCGCAAATGTACTATCGAATGTTATGCCATAAACTACTGTACAGAATATTTGTGATCAGGGCACTGCCTCTCAAATACCACTGTTCAAGGcttgaattaaatttttttttgtccttttttacttttttacacTGGGCTTTCTACCTTACATCACAGTATAGAAATTGATTAGATTAACAGCCTTTGCCTAGCAATCCTCTGACAAGTGGTCAAGTTCTTATCTTAAATTGTTGATTTGTGTTAAATACAGTACATACATGTTTACcgaaaaatacattttgtatgCAGAGACTTTTGtatatacatttttcttaaaacctaTAGGCGTTTAGTTAAGATTTTAATATTGTATAATACTCTTCACAAATGAATTTACCAGCATGATCAGTGTTGCTACTTGGTGCTCTTGAATGACCACTTTGGACTAAATTTGAAGTGTAGTGGGATCCACAGTGTCTCCTTGTGTCTCTAAAATGTTCAGTTGCAGTTTcgttttctccctcttctctaattatttaatatttagtgGGATTTGCAATGTAGACCTAAAAGAGACTTTTTGGTGAAGTTTGTTTTGAAACTCTTTGGGTGGGAGGGCTGGGAGTGTGTGTGATGTGTGATATAGCAAAAAAGCTAAGCTTCCTAGAGTTCAGTAGTACTCAAAAAGAGCATGAGACACGTCATACGTTGGTGATTTTTAGAATGCTTTActttctctgtctccctttccCTTGTTCACACTCACTTCTGTAATGTCCTTAATAGTATCACTTTTAAGTTGTGGCTCTTTCAGGGGGCAGTGATACTCTTTTTgctaaataatttcagaatatgATGTCCAATATTGAAATTCTAATGTGTTTAGCAATTGGAGTTAACCTTTGTACTATTAGAGTTGTTGCACTGAATTCAGGCATACAGTTGCATTGCTGAATTAGTAAACAGCAGAATTCATCAACAAGGCCAAAAGTAACTGTTACTAGtgtaaaacatttcagtggGTGAAGTAATTGGGTATATTGATCTAAAATAGTGTCTCTTCATATATCAGTATTGTTAACTTTGTTTCCAGCAAGGTTCATTGGCTTGAAGTAGGGACAATCCTGTAAATCATTCATATAATtataaagaaatgctgaaaagtgATACCAATCTTTAATTGGAATAAccttaaatttttcatttctaggTCATAAATGGAAACATTTCTAATTGACAGTATGTagcatatgtgtatatgtaatGTTCAGaactgcagatttttaaaagtttctatttttaatttgagaaaATGTTTCCcagttcatttaaataaaaaagaacttgCTTAACTACCTGATGTTTGATTCTCAATTGTTTTGTTGTGTAGACGTGTCTCAGAGGAGTTGCACTGATTTAAAATcttatgaaaatgaattttttttaccCTGATTAAAAATTTCTGTTGTATTTGACTGTTATTGATGACTTTAGCTTAAGCAAGATAAGAGACCAAGAATTGGAGCAGGGAGGACTGGAAGAACATTGACTCTTAGTGAGGGAGCTTCCGACTTCCACAAAGGATATGATTTATGGAAAGATGGTAGGATTCGAGCTAATGAGCTGTGGAAGATATCAGTATACCCTGCAAGTGCTCAAGGTATTACCGTTTGCCTCTGTTGTTTCCGTAGCACTGACAGCAGAATGAAACATTTGCCAGTTCTTCAGCTCTCATAGTTCACTGCTGGCATCCTAGCTTAACTTGTAAAAGAACAATTGTTTTCCACTGATATAACAAACCATGAGCTGTTTCATCTGAAGCACAGGCAGACAGAAGACACAAATGTCAGATGGGAGTGAGACAAATACTTAGCAGTAACATATTAACTAATACGTAAATATACCACAGGTCTTGAGTCCAAACTTTGATATTTACCCTTATCCTTGTAGTCTGATTTGTTTTCATGATTACACTTCAAAAACTTTCAGAACAAGAGATCCAAAACTTGTATAAAGTAACTTTTAAGTAGTTTTGAACTCCTTAACAATTATTGGAACAAGAGAGACGAGTGCCTTTAATTTCTAGTCTAGGAACTGTGGTGTATAACCAAgtgtaaataaaacatttgtcaAATATTAGGAGGTTTTCGAGTGCTTGCAGTAGGAATTTGAAATCCTTGAAGTGTGGGGTGCGCAACAAGATTCTTCTGGCTGGCTGGAATGCAGGTGAGAAGACTCcccagaaaacaacagaagagtGAACCATAGATCTTAAGTAGGCTTGTAGTGTTGCTGTTTCTCCTAAGACTTGATTGAAGAGCCACACCACTGTGCTTTGAAAGAGACAGTCAGGAGGAACAAATGGCAAGAATCTACAAAGGAGACCTCTagtaaaaatgttattaaaatagcCTTAGAGagggatgaaaagaaaacagtgttgtTCTCTCTGTCAAATGGTATTTAGTCATGTGGAGCTTCATGGCACGTTCACTGGAAGAACAAGGTTCAGGCTGAAATGGCTGTTCCAGGTGCCTCCATCTTCAGGCAGGCAGCTCTCAGACTTGCTGGGGTGCCGCAGCAGCTAGGGACTCTCTTGTCTAGTATTAGAGAAACATTTGTTGcaattttatgtttttgttctgcttcACTGTTTGTGTTAAATGCATGTTTTTGCCTTGGTATTCTCTTCAGCGATACCTACTGAGTGGCTAGATACACAAAATGGTATTCTATTCCATTATGTATGGCCATTCTTAAACCCAGGGTCTCTAGTACCCCACAGGCATTCAAGCAAACCTAAATAATATGATACCCCTTCCAAAAGCTGTTCAGATTGGGCTGGGTGTAGCACACATGTCTTTGAAAGCAGTGCCTAGTGGGGTCTTACTAGCCAGAAGAGCACTGTGGCTTGCAACAGCATAGCAGGGATTTTTCCTCATGACCTCCTGAATGCCAAGGGAGTTACCATGATTTTCCTTAGCTCTGCTTTCAgttacagcagcagaaactaGCAGTACAAGATTCTGCACTAGAATACTTGTATTCTCTTGCCTTTGTTTTATGGCATTTTTACAGCTCATTTATTATGAACAGGAAATCCATAATACCTTATTTTGCTAAAGCTTTATTCCTTATCTTGCTTAAGTATTGTAAGTCTAAAAATCTTTCATGCTCAAAGAGCGTGCATTGGTTTCTTCCATGTGTTCCCACTGTATGTCATGTGCTGACAAAATGAAGTACTAAAGCTGCATCCTTACTGTGCAAATCCACAGAAAACCCATTCCAAAAATCAGCCTTTATTAGTAGGACACATTTATAATCATGCAGATGTAGCTGCATAGATTGCTTTGgcacttttatctttttttcacttcaatATGGTCTTACAAGCTCTGGCATGGAGATAGGTGTAAAGCAGCTGGAGAATGGAAAATATctgttaaaaatcaaatatgaCATGTTCATCCTGGATAGGAATGTGCTTCTCGGTTATACAACTATCGTTCTGTACTTAACTGCCTTTACAAGATTTGTCTTGTTCCTTCTTGGGAGTTCACAGCTAATTCGACACTCCCTCAAGCTATAAATTATGGGCACATGCCTACTGAAgtgtgatttattatttttattaaaaaaacccaacttgcATCCCACGTTTCGCTGGAAAGAGGCTTCTTTGTGCACCAAGCCTTTAAATTGCAAGCAGCCACTTACTGCTTTCGCTTTTTTGGATAGCGTTGCTCAAGGATCTCCATCAACTCCTCTCACCATGAAGagttttgctcttcttttcctAGTAGTGATCTGTGGCATGGGAGGATTGGGGCAGAAGCTGAAgccaaagaaaagaagcaatggTGAAGAAATCAATTTTCGGACTAAAACCAAAGATGTTTGCACAATGAGCATGAGTGGGGATGAGGAGATGAAACTCAGAATTGAATGCAAAAGCCAAGGCATGTCCTACTGGTGTGAATTCACTGGCAAGCCATCAGTCTGTCGTCCTTTCAGAAACAATCCAAAGATCTACTGGAATCAGATTGCCATGGAACTTAGAAAGCTCCCGCACGCTTGTGAATCCACACAAGTGTTGAAGGCCACCATGTGCCAAAAGGCTCCCACAGAGGCTCTCATGAAGCAAGTAGCTGCTGGTATGGAGCCAGAAGATCTAGCAAACCAGGACAAATCAGTCCAGAAAACTTCTATGAGGGGAGCAGGGAAAAGCCCTgttaagaaaatacagaaacctCCAATACTACCTCTTGTAAAACCAACCCAACGTGGTCAAGGGTCTGAAAATGAAACGGAAGCGATGAAACTGGCACGGGAACACTGCTGGGAATCCCTGCATGGTTTCTGCTCCTACATTATTGGCATCTTTGGAGGTTAAGGATTTGCTTCAGGTAAAACTCCCATTTTGAAGCGCAGCAGAATATACCTAAAAGTAATCCTCTggtagttttgttttattttaatttgatcATGGGGGTCTTTCAGGGGTGTGGACGAGGAGGTTCTAGGCTCGCTTACTAAAATCTAACATGGCAAAGCCTGTCCTGTGGCTTCTGAGGGGCTGGATGGCTTAAACTCCCAGTAATGGCTACTAGTTCAGGACGCCCTGACAGCCTCCTGTGAGGTCTTTGGTACATACTGAGATGTTTGTCCTATGTGTTATAGATCCTGTAGTATTTCGATTCTGTTCGAATTGGGCTTGTTTGCCATCTTCTGTCATTGCTTCCGTTTTGTGCTGACTTTTGGATTGAAGCCAGTGAAGTAAGATAAATAACAAATGCATCGGCTAGAAGAATTTTAAATGGCATTCAGAAACTGAGAGGATAAAGCTTGTTCATCAAAACTGCTAGTTAATAAttaactgttttaattttaaaaattagttcaTAAATAATTTGCAGAAATGAGTAAAACCAAACAGACTGTCTTGGTTTCCAGATCTGTTTCTGTAAAGCCTATAGGGGATCTCATGCGGGCACTTGTCTGGTAAATCTCAGGTTTTCAGCCAggttttaaaaaggcaaagacCTCACAGAAGTGGTTGGTTTTATACCTGCTTCCACTTCGCTTAGAGAGAAAGCCAGGAGCTGGTGACTAAACCTGGCaaacttttcacagaaatggGAATATATGCAGCATGAGGCAGCAAGTGTTTAGGCTGCTAATGATCTTACTTGTGCTTAATACAGCaaagtgaataatttttttttcttttttgttttgcagagcaaAATTTTTACAGCTGAAGAAGGGTCCTTGCTGTAGTTTAATAATTTAGATGTAAGAATTCTGGTTTAAAAATTAGTCATCTCTATAAATCTTGTAGCTATTTCTGCTTTGCACCcctaaaatgaaactttttaatAGCCCTGAAAAATGCATGAAACTGGAGTGACTGTACTTAAAGTGTAAGGATGAACTAACTGTTCCTAGGTCTGTTACGCGCCAAGGTGTACCGCATTTATGTAACCAAGGTTCCACTTTAAGAGTGCTGACCTCAATAGGTTTTTGTGTGCGCTGATTTGCCCCAGTTTGTTAGAGATGAAAGCTGTAAATGATGCTACAGTTAgtgcaaacaataaaaataagattttaaaaaaacatatcgGGTATGCTTTCTTCAAATTTCAAGTGGTGCTACTTGTATAAAGTCATGGTATTTGATGCTTGTTTCTTAAGGGATTGCTGGTAGAATGAGTAAGAGAAGTTACAGGTCTGAGTCATTACTTTCCCACTGTGaacatgttttcattaatattaatattttcaatgttATTACATTTATATTATAAAGATAAGTTTCAgccagcaggggaaaaaagattggAGAAATAAGAGTAACGTAAGATTACATTTCTAAACATAGCAGATTGGGAGTGTCCATCTGTCATGTATCTGTGGAGTTCAGTTTTATTAGGATTTGTTAGCGGTAATATAATGTTTGGGTTCAGTAAATACTCTGAAAGGTAACTCATATCTGTGCACTTGGGCACTTGCATAAATCTCATCAAACCAGAATGCAGGACCTAATAGCCTGTTTTCAGAGATTACAACACATTTATATTCAGATCATTTTTCAACAATGATCCCCTTTGTTCCCAAGTGAGCTTCGCAGCAGGGATATAACTGGAAAAACTTTGTACCACAGGAATTAGTAGCTCTCTGTATTTGCCTTTGAACAGTTTCTGCAAGGTGTTGTGGCACTTAAGTACTTCTGCTTTACTCACGGATTTGTAATTCATGCTTCATGATTCCAGATCGTGACTGTCCCATTACTAACTTTGTGCCTTGTACCAAAAAACCTTGAAAGAATTTTCTGTCCCTGAACCTCTTGAAACATAAGGACAGGAACAGCAAGTAATGAACATGGGATCAGTGCAGGTTGTATTTACAAGGCAGAAATATATCTTGAATGCTGAGAAAATGCAAGCTCAAGCAAGTATGTATTTTTGTCAGCCATAAACCTAATGTGGTTAATCTTCATTTGTAACTTCAATTACCCTTGCCAGGCTCTTGTGCTGTGAGTAAAAAATGCAGTAGTACACCTATTCACTTATTTCTGTCATAGAAATTATTATAATTGTTTGATTTGCAGACGTGCAAAATGCATCAAAGTGATATTTGGGAACTGTTTGGAAATGTTAAGGGGaggttgagggtttttttgaggtgtgtttcttaaatattttaaaactccttttttGTGT from Phalacrocorax aristotelis chromosome 4, bGulAri2.1, whole genome shotgun sequence encodes the following:
- the FGFBP2 gene encoding fibroblast growth factor-binding protein 2 isoform X2 — its product is MKSFALLFLVVICGMGGLGQKLKPKKRSNGEEINFRTKTKDVCTMSMSGDEEMKLRIECKSQGMSYWCEFTGKPSVCRPFRNNPKIYWNQIAMELRKLPHACESTQVLKATMCQKAPTEALMKQVAAGMEPEDLANQDKSVQKTSMRGAGKSPVKKIQKPPILPLVKPTQRGQGSENETEAMKLAREHCWESLHGFCSYIIGIFGG
- the FGFBP2 gene encoding fibroblast growth factor-binding protein 2 isoform X1; the protein is MGTCLLKCDLLFLLKKPNLHPTFRWKEASLCTKPLNCKQPLTAFAFLDSVAQGSPSTPLTMKSFALLFLVVICGMGGLGQKLKPKKRSNGEEINFRTKTKDVCTMSMSGDEEMKLRIECKSQGMSYWCEFTGKPSVCRPFRNNPKIYWNQIAMELRKLPHACESTQVLKATMCQKAPTEALMKQVAAGMEPEDLANQDKSVQKTSMRGAGKSPVKKIQKPPILPLVKPTQRGQGSENETEAMKLAREHCWESLHGFCSYIIGIFGG